One Pseudobutyrivibrio xylanivorans genomic window, GATGTCTAACGCACTTCTTAAAAGTAGTCTTTCTAAAGCCATATCCGCTCATAATAAATAATGCCGGCAAGCATGCAGTGCCTACTAGTGAAAAGATAACCACTGCTATCGTCATAAATACATCTCTATTATCAAAAATGCCATAACAATGTGAAAGTAGTATCGAAACCATTATGACACCTTTATATAAATCAAACATTCCTAATGTATTTTTTATTTTAATATCTTTATTAAACATGCAGAATTCCTTATATTTTTTTGCCTTATTTTCGCTCAATTGATGTAATATTAGCATTTCCATATACTATTGGCAATTAGCATATTAAACATAAAATACCAGTCTATACGACTGGTATTTATCATCAAATTTTTTTCTCTTTAATTATGTCGACTTATATACATGCCCTGATATACAAATCATTTCTTTTCCGCAAATCAACAAAGCCACCATCGTCCAACTTAACAAGCGGACTGGACAAGGCATTGTTGTTTATCATTGTGATGATGCCACGTGTTCCGTCTGACAGGAGGACTCCAGTTCTAAGATACGAATGTGCAATATTCTCCAAGAATACCTGAAGGACATTCTGGTCATATTTAGCCTTATCTTCACGTTGGAACTGAGCAATAACTTCAAATGGGCAGATTCCTGCTCTATAACATCTATCTGCAGTCATAGCATCATAAACATCAGTAATCGCTATAATTTTCGAATACTGATTTATGAAATCCTTTGTCAAGCCATAAGGATATCCGCTTCCATCATTTCTTTCATGATGTTGTAGTGCGGCAAGCTTAATACGTCTGTCAATCTCAAGATCCATTAGCAAATTGTAACCGAGAAGTGGGTGTTCCGCCATACGACCAAATTCATCAGACGTAAGAGGGCCCTGCTTTGTAAGAATACTGTGAGGAACCAGTGATTTTCCAATATCATGGTAAAGTCCACACATTGTTAGAACATCCAGCTCTGTCTCATCTGTAATTCCAAGCCATGAGCCGCATACTCTGGAGATAATAGCAACATCTACGCAATGTTTAAAGGTAGATGTATCAATCTCCTGAACATTTAGCATCATCGCCATAATTCCAAGGCCTGTTGAATGCTTTTCGAAAACTGTGTGGATATCATTTATCAACTCTGTGTCATCTATAGGAACTTTCTTATCCACAAAGTCGTTCACAATCTTTTCTAATCTATCCGCGCATTTAATGTAGGCGCGTTTAAATTCTGCAAATTCTGCACTATTTGTAATTCTCCAGGACTGAGTTTCACCTATAAATTCGTCAGGGGCATCAAAATCGTATTTTTCAACAGCATCCTCTTCATCCTGGACTGCAAGCTCCTGAATATTGTAGTAACTGAAGTGAAGCAGCTGTTGCGCTGTAACAGGAGTTCCTGCCTCAGCTAACAGCTGGCCGCGGGGGCTAACAATTCGCTCCGCTAATATCATTCCTGGTTTGATTTCGTTGACGAATATTTTCTTCAATACGATATCCTCTTGATAAATATGAAAAAAAGCTTGTAACTGTCAAGCTCTTATATTTCTCAAGCGATGCTTTCTATGCAGAGCGGAGAAATCATAAAGCTTGACAGTGTAACAAGCTGTAGTTACGTCTATCTAGCACCCTTATCGTATGGAATACCCTCTGCTTTTGGAGCACGAGAATTCTGTGATGTAAATGCAAGAACGATAAGTGAAACGATGTATGGGAACATGTTGTATACAGTTCCTGAGATAGGAAGTGCATGAAGGAATCCGATTCCCATATATACGTTTGAAAGTGAGCGGAATAAAGCAAAAAGCACTGCTGACCAAGCAATACGCTCTGGCTTCCACTGACCGAAAATCATAACTGCAAGAGCTAGGAAACCTGCACCTGCAACACCATAATCAAAGTGCCATGTAGAGTTTGCTGCGCAGATGTAAATGATTCCACCAAGTCCTCCGAGGAATCCTGACATCAATACGCCGATGTATCTCATAGCATAAACATTGATACCAACTGAATCAGCTGCCTGTGGATGCTCACCACATGCGCGGATACGAAGCGCAAGCTTTGTCTTGTAGAAAAATACGATAGCAACTACAAGGAGAACAGCTGCAACTACGATAAACCAGCTAAGCTGAAGCTTTCCGATGCTAAACATGAAAGCGTTGTGTCCACGAACATAATCAAGCTTTGCAGAGAAATCTGTGCCGCCTGAACGAGCTGTGTTGAAGCCCTTAATAATAACTGTTGCTGATGCTGTAGCAAGCATGTTAAGTGCTGTTCCGATAAGTGTCTGATCAGCCTTGAAGTTGATACAAGCAACCGCAATCAAAAGTGATGAAAGCATACCAGCAACTGCTGATGCTAAAAGTGTAAGGCAAATGATTGTGCCTCTTGATGCATCCTCTGGAAGGAGAACCATTACCATAGCTCCTGCCATAGCACCGAATACCATAATACCCTCGAGACCCAGGTTGATGATACCGCTTCGCTCTGAGAACATACCTCCCAAAGCAACAAGGATAAGAACTGCTGAGAAAATCAGGGTGTACTGAATTAATAATAGCATTGACTACACCTCCTTTTCTTCAGCTTTTTTAGCTGTATCGTCTGGCTCCGCATTGGCGTTAACCTTTACCTTGCCAGGTCTGTTAAGTATAGTTCTAAAGAATAATACGAATCCGCAGAGATAAATAATTATTGAAATCATAAGATCTGCAACCTGTGGATTGTAATAGTTTGTGTTGAGGTACTGACCACCAAGTGTAATGTACTCAACGAAAAGTCCTGCAATGATAGCTCCGATTGGATGAAGACCACCAAGGAATGCAACAGCGATTCCATTAAAGCCCATGCTTGGAACAGAAGATGCAATCTTGAAATGCTCGATACCAGTCAAATAATAGAGACCAGCAGCCATTCCTGCGATAGCACCAGAAATAACAAGTGTAAGAATAATATTACGCTTTGCATTCATACCAGAATACTTAGCAGCTTCCTTGTTGTGACCCGTGGCCTTAAGCTCATAACCGAATGTTGTCTTGTTGAGAACTACAAGAATAACGATTGCAATGATAATTGTGATTGGAATAGCAATTGTCATGTACTCATTGCCTCCAAAGAAATCCTGCATAAAGCCTGGAAGAAGTCCTGCAGGATTTAACTCCTTAATCTCGTATGTCTCAGACTTTGACTGATTCATACACTTCTCCCCACCAAGGATGATATTACAGATGTATAAGCCAATCCAGTTGAGCATGATACCTGCGATAACCTCGTTTACATTGAATAGTGCCTTGAAGCATCCAGCTAGGAAGCCCCAAACTGCACCTGCAACGATTGCTGCAATAAGGCAAAGTGCCCAATTCCAACCAAGTGCAAGTGATGTATAAAGGCTGGCAATAATACCAACTGTATACTGACCTGCTGCACCAATGTTGAAAAGTCCAGCCTTGTATGCAAAGAGAATAGCCTCTGCGCAAAGGATAACTGGAACTGATTTAACTAAGAATGAACCCATGTACTTCATAAGAGTAGCTGTACTGGCAATTCTGTACTTGAAGAAGTTTGTAAGAATTGCTGACATACCCTCACCTGCATGCTCTGCATTCATGAAGCAAAGGATAATATAACCTAAAATAATACCTAAGATAGCACATAAAACAGAAGCAAGTAATGTCTGTACTGCCGGTCTTTTCAAAAAGCTTGTTTTCTCTGCCATTACTTAGCCTCCTTTCTGTCGTCACGTTTTGCACCTGACATGTATAATCCCAATTCCTGAAGTGTAGTAGTCTTTGGATCAACCTCACCAACTATCTCACCTTCATACATAACAAGAATTCTATCAGAAAGGTTCATAACCTCATCCAACTCAAGTGAAACGAGAAGAATTGCCTTTCCAGCATCACGTTCCTTAACGATTTCCTTGTGGATGTATTCGATAGCACCAACGTCAAGACCACGGGTAGGCTGTACAGCGATAAGAAGCTCATGCTGTCTGTCCATTTCACGTGCTACAATTGCCTTCTGCTGGTTACCACCTGACATAGAGCGAACAATTGTCTTAGCGCCCTGTCCAGAACGAACATCGAAGGCCTGTGCTAATCTGTCAGAGTACTTTCTCATGTCAGCCTTCTTGATGATACCCTTGTTGTTGAAAGCAGGCTCAAAGTATCTCTGGAGAATCATATTCTCCTCGAGAGTGTAGTCAAGAACGAGACCATGCTTATGTCTATCCTCAGGAATGTGACTCATTCCGTGAGTATTCTTATAACGTATAGACTTCTTAGTGATGTCCTCACCACAGAGAGTAATCTTACCGCTTTCAATATTGTCAAGACCTGTAAGAGCTCCTACAAACTCTGTCTGACCGTTTCCATCAATACCTGCGATACAAACGATTTCGCCTGCACGAACATTGAATGAAACATTGTGAACTGAATCATTTGAATGAAGCTTGCTCTTTACACAGACATTCTCTACCTTGAGAACCTCATCACCTGGCTTAGCCTCTTCCTTGTCAACAGCAAACTTAACGTCACGACCTACCATCATTGATGAAAGCTCTTCCTTTGTGGTGTTTGCGACATCAACAGTACCGATATATTTACCCTTACGAAGGATAGAGCATCTATCAGCAACTTCCATGATTTCGTTAAGCTTGTGTGTAATGAAAAGAATTGACTTGCCCTCGGCTGCCAAGTCCTTCATGATTTTCATAAGCTCGTCAATTTCCTGTGGAGTAAGAACTGCTGTAGGCTCATCAAAGATAAGGATATCGTTGTCCCTATAAAGCATCTTGAGGATTTCTACACGCTGCTGCATACCAACAGTGATGTCCTCAATCAAAGCGTCTGGATCAACCTTGAGGTTGTACTTGTTAGACAGGTCTAAAACCTTTTTACGCGCCTCTGCCTTTGTCAAAAAGCCAAACTTACTAGGCTCTGAACCTAAGATAATATTGTCCAGAACTGTGAAAATATCAACCAGCATGAAATGCTGATGTACCATACCAATACCAAGATCTGTAGCGTCGTTAGGATTATTAATCTTAACTTCCTTACCGTCCTTTTTAATAACTCCCTTTTCCGGTGTATAGAGTCCGAAAAGAACACTCATGAGTGTGGACTTGCCGGCGCCGTTCTCCCCGAGAAGTGCATGAATCTCACCACGCTTCAATTGCAAAGTAATATCATCATTTGCAATAATGCCAGGAAATTCTTTTGTAATATGCAACATCTCAATTACATAATCTTCCATCGCAGTACCCTTTCTTAGTTATACTCATATACAATAATTATACTGAATTCAATGATTTTTCACAATAAAAAAATAGGGCTTTCCGATACCGGAAAGCCCATAATTTACACCTCATTCTACACTAACGTGACCAGAAATTAGTGAATGTTATCAAATTCCTTTACAGAGATTTCTGTCTTAGGCATAGCATCTGTTGAGTTATCAACTGTGATTGTTCCATCATTTAATGAAGCAACAAGTGCCTTGTAATCATCTACTGTGAAGTTTGTCATTGTCCATGTGTCAGTTGGAAGCTGAACATAGTTAAGTGAAGGATCTGTACCTGATACGATACCAAGGTTCTCGATCTTTCCTGAGTAGTTAGACCAGTTACCTGCGAAGAGATCTGTAAGTGTAGCATCAACTGTTGCTGCAAGACCCTTCATAGCTGAAGTAACGCAAAGGCCTTCTACGCCGTACTGGCTCTCGATTGTACCAGACTGATCAACGTCAACACCGATAACCTTACCATCTACCTTTGTAGCAGCCTCGCAAGCTGATGTGTAGATACCACCACCACAAGCGAATACTACTTCTGTACCGTTTGAATACCATGTATCCATCTGAGCTGTGATAGCGTCATCACCATAGAACTGGCCACCATATACATAGTTAACCTGAACATCTGATGTGTTGCCAAGCTCAACTGCTGCATCGTTAGCACCCTGAACGAAGCCAAAGCCGTAACGGATAACAGCTGGAACAGCCATACCGCCAAGGAAACCAAGCTTCTTGTAGCCTTCCTTAACAGCTGCATAACCTGCCATGTAACCAGCAAGCTCTTCCTGATATGTGAATGAGCAAACGTTTGCTGGAAGTGTATAATCACCAAAATCACCAGGACCACAGTCAAGAGCGATGATTGTTACGTTTGGATAATCCTCAGCAACTGACATGATCATGTTTGCAAATAAGTAACCTGGAACAACGATTACGTTGTAGCCATCTGTAACAGCGTTCTCAAATGAAGCGATACGAGCATCATCTGAATCCTCAGTTGGCTTGTAGTACTGGAACTTTACATTGTTCTTCTCTGCGAATGCCTTAGCAGCCTCGTATGTTGTCTGGTTGAATGACATATCTGTGATATCACCAGAGTCTGTAATCATTGCGATTGTGTAATCGCTAGCTGCTGCCTCATCTGCAGCCCCCTCTTCTGTTGTTGCTGCTGCATCATCTGATGAAGCTGTCTCGCTTGATGAAGATGATCCGCATCCAACAAACATAGTAGCTACCATTGAAGCTACAAGAAGTACGCTTAATAACTTCTTTTTCATTCTTTCATTCCTCCTATGAATCCGTCTTCTATTAGTTTTAGAAAACACCTAAGGCTAATTATAAAGAATTCGCCGTATTTTGCAAGGTTTTTGATTAATCTAGCTTTAAGTTTTCTGGTCCAAAGCCTAAAGGCAGCATTTCTGCCAATGTAACAACCTTGATGTGCACCTGTGACTCGTCCAGTTTCCCTAAATCTGTTACGTTATCAACCTCAGCAAGAAGGATTTCGAAAGCTTTTGGATCTGTAAACTCTCTAAGCACCTGCCTACATACCCCACAAGGAGCACAATATGGCAGTGCTGTAAGATTATCCATACCACCAACGATAGCTATTCTCTTAAAGTTCTTCACGCCTTCACTAACAGCCTTAAATACCGCTGTGCGTTCAGCACAATTTGTTGGTGTATATCCTGCATTTTCAATATTACACCCCTTAAAAACCCTGCCATCAGCAGACTCAATCGCCGCACCAACCTTATGATGAGAATATGGTGCATAAGCCATTTCTCTAGCCTCAAGGGCCAGCTTAATCAATTCAAAATCTGTCAAATTACTCACCTACTTAATCACCTATTTCTGTAGCAGAAAGCTCTGTATCGTCAGCAGCAATATATACCTTTGCCTGACGTCCCCATTTATTATTAGGATGGCTCTCCACAACTTTATTGAAGCATTCCAATGCCTGTTCAGTCTGTCCCGTCAACCTGTAACAGTCCCCAAGAAGGAACAGCGCTGCGCCGTCATTGTAACCTTCGTCAATATCAACCACATTCTTGAAGTTGATAATTGCGCTCTCATAATTTTCCTCTGTGTAGAAGGAATTGCCGTCATCATAATAGCCCTGAATAATAGCCGGAGCAATTTGGCTATAAAGGGTATCATAAAACTTTTGTCCCTGTTCTCCAAGCACCTCTTTCGTAACAAGCTGAATATACTCACTTGCTGCAGCACTGTCACCAGCCGCATAGGAATTTTGAGCTGCAAGAAGATTGTCATATGATGTCGCCACATCCTGCTTATCCTCGTATGCAGCAAGACTTTTCTTAAGACTGTCAATCTCATCCTGAAGGGCCTGATTATCACTTCGTGATTGAGAGAGTGTTTCATTCAATGATAATACCGTTTCTGTATTTCCATCAGTCATATTGTCGCGAACTGTTGGGACTATCAGGAAGAAGCAAATCAAAAGACCAACAACCATACCAAGCACAATATTTATCAAGCTTGTGCGGGTGTTATCCAACATACTCCTGAAGGAGCTTTCTGACATTATTACAGTGTCATTCCCGTCTGCGAAAGTAACAACATCATTCTTCTTTTTACGCTTTCCGGTATTCTGTTCCTTGAGGCGTTCCTTCACCTCATGGATATAGCGGATAGTGGTTGTGTTGTTGCTATCGATTTTCGCCGCAGCTGAGAGGACTTTTCTTGCATCGGCAAACTTATTCTCCTGGATATACAAAAGTCCAAGAAGTTGATGTGCTTTTACAAGATTTGGATTCTGACTGATAACCTTTTTCAACTGAATCATAGCTAAATCGCGGCTACCAGACTTACAGTATTCAATTGCCTGATTATATTTCTTGATTGTGGAATTTAGCTTGTTTAAAAGCCCTGGATCACTTTCAATTTCCGCAAGATATCTGTCAGCAAAAGGATTATCCTCCTCCTGAAGATTCTTGGAAAGAACCCACTCATTGATTGCACGAACTGTCTCACCAACCTGGTAATAGCACAAACCTAGAAGATTTCTAGCATTGGTGTTGTACTTGTAGTATTGAAGTGAGGTTTTAAGTGCTTCAATTGCACCGGACAAATCGTGAACCTTCGCCTTTTCCAAGCCCTGATTATAGAACAAATAAGATGTATAAATAATCTGTTTGTATAACAAAATATCGGCGCCGCAATTGTAACAGACTTTGTCGTTACCAACCTCGGCACCACACATAAAGCATTGCATTTATTATTCTCCGTAAAGCGTTTCTTAATTGCTATTTTTGTTATGTTACTAATTCTGAGCCTTCTGAGCAGAAATGTTGACAAGTAAATCAGTCAAATCTGTGAGGTCTCTGGCCTTAATGTCTTCCTCTGCCTGTTCAACCTCGATTGCTGGCTCATACTTTTTTAATTCTTCTTCAAAATCAATCATTATTCAATCCTTTGACTGTGCTTAAATCTTTATTTTCCTTAGCTTGACACCCTCTGGGCTTTTAAAAATCTCAACTCTGTCATGGGTATCTGTGATAGTGACATGATGGTCATCTACAGAAATATTAGCCCCTGCGTAGAGTCTTCTGAGAACTCTTATTGATGCATCCTTTCCAGCAACAATAATCTCCTTCATCTTCTGAAGGCGCTTTGTCTCCTCAAGAACAATGGCCTCGTCACGGATTCTTACTCGAAGTAGCTGCATACGGCGTGGGTCCTCTTTATAATTAATT contains:
- a CDS encoding BMP family lipoprotein; protein product: MKKKLLSVLLVASMVATMFVGCGSSSSSETASSDDAAATTEEGAADEAAASDYTIAMITDSGDITDMSFNQTTYEAAKAFAEKNNVKFQYYKPTEDSDDARIASFENAVTDGYNVIVVPGYLFANMIMSVAEDYPNVTIIALDCGPGDFGDYTLPANVCSFTYQEELAGYMAGYAAVKEGYKKLGFLGGMAVPAVIRYGFGFVQGANDAAVELGNTSDVQVNYVYGGQFYGDDAITAQMDTWYSNGTEVVFACGGGIYTSACEAATKVDGKVIGVDVDQSGTIESQYGVEGLCVTSAMKGLAATVDATLTDLFAGNWSNYSGKIENLGIVSGTDPSLNYVQLPTDTWTMTNFTVDDYKALVASLNDGTITVDNSTDAMPKTEISVKEFDNIH
- a CDS encoding ABC transporter permease; this encodes MLLLIQYTLIFSAVLILVALGGMFSERSGIINLGLEGIMVFGAMAGAMVMVLLPEDASRGTIICLTLLASAVAGMLSSLLIAVACINFKADQTLIGTALNMLATASATVIIKGFNTARSGGTDFSAKLDYVRGHNAFMFSIGKLQLSWFIVVAAVLLVVAIVFFYKTKLALRIRACGEHPQAADSVGINVYAMRYIGVLMSGFLGGLGGIIYICAANSTWHFDYGVAGAGFLALAVMIFGQWKPERIAWSAVLFALFRSLSNVYMGIGFLHALPISGTVYNMFPYIVSLIVLAFTSQNSRAPKAEGIPYDKGAR
- a CDS encoding HD-GYP domain-containing protein; protein product: MKKIFVNEIKPGMILAERIVSPRGQLLAEAGTPVTAQQLLHFSYYNIQELAVQDEEDAVEKYDFDAPDEFIGETQSWRITNSAEFAEFKRAYIKCADRLEKIVNDFVDKKVPIDDTELINDIHTVFEKHSTGLGIMAMMLNVQEIDTSTFKHCVDVAIISRVCGSWLGITDETELDVLTMCGLYHDIGKSLVPHSILTKQGPLTSDEFGRMAEHPLLGYNLLMDLEIDRRIKLAALQHHERNDGSGYPYGLTKDFINQYSKIIAITDVYDAMTADRCYRAGICPFEVIAQFQREDKAKYDQNVLQVFLENIAHSYLRTGVLLSDGTRGIITMINNNALSSPLVKLDDGGFVDLRKRNDLYIRACI
- a CDS encoding cytidine deaminase is translated as MTDFELIKLALEAREMAYAPYSHHKVGAAIESADGRVFKGCNIENAGYTPTNCAERTAVFKAVSEGVKNFKRIAIVGGMDNLTALPYCAPCGVCRQVLREFTDPKAFEILLAEVDNVTDLGKLDESQVHIKVVTLAEMLPLGFGPENLKLD
- a CDS encoding tetratricopeptide repeat protein, producing MQCFMCGAEVGNDKVCYNCGADILLYKQIIYTSYLFYNQGLEKAKVHDLSGAIEALKTSLQYYKYNTNARNLLGLCYYQVGETVRAINEWVLSKNLQEEDNPFADRYLAEIESDPGLLNKLNSTIKKYNQAIEYCKSGSRDLAMIQLKKVISQNPNLVKAHQLLGLLYIQENKFADARKVLSAAAKIDSNNTTTIRYIHEVKERLKEQNTGKRKKKNDVVTFADGNDTVIMSESSFRSMLDNTRTSLINIVLGMVVGLLICFFLIVPTVRDNMTDGNTETVLSLNETLSQSRSDNQALQDEIDSLKKSLAAYEDKQDVATSYDNLLAAQNSYAAGDSAAASEYIQLVTKEVLGEQGQKFYDTLYSQIAPAIIQGYYDDGNSFYTEENYESAIINFKNVVDIDEGYNDGAALFLLGDCYRLTGQTEQALECFNKVVESHPNNKWGRQAKVYIAADDTELSATEIGD
- a CDS encoding ABC transporter permease — protein: MAEKTSFLKRPAVQTLLASVLCAILGIILGYIILCFMNAEHAGEGMSAILTNFFKYRIASTATLMKYMGSFLVKSVPVILCAEAILFAYKAGLFNIGAAGQYTVGIIASLYTSLALGWNWALCLIAAIVAGAVWGFLAGCFKALFNVNEVIAGIMLNWIGLYICNIILGGEKCMNQSKSETYEIKELNPAGLLPGFMQDFFGGNEYMTIAIPITIIIAIVILVVLNKTTFGYELKATGHNKEAAKYSGMNAKRNIILTLVISGAIAGMAAGLYYLTGIEHFKIASSVPSMGFNGIAVAFLGGLHPIGAIIAGLFVEYITLGGQYLNTNYYNPQVADLMISIIIYLCGFVLFFRTILNRPGKVKVNANAEPDDTAKKAEEKEV
- a CDS encoding ABC transporter ATP-binding protein, encoding MEDYVIEMLHITKEFPGIIANDDITLQLKRGEIHALLGENGAGKSTLMSVLFGLYTPEKGVIKKDGKEVKINNPNDATDLGIGMVHQHFMLVDIFTVLDNIILGSEPSKFGFLTKAEARKKVLDLSNKYNLKVDPDALIEDITVGMQQRVEILKMLYRDNDILIFDEPTAVLTPQEIDELMKIMKDLAAEGKSILFITHKLNEIMEVADRCSILRKGKYIGTVDVANTTKEELSSMMVGRDVKFAVDKEEAKPGDEVLKVENVCVKSKLHSNDSVHNVSFNVRAGEIVCIAGIDGNGQTEFVGALTGLDNIESGKITLCGEDITKKSIRYKNTHGMSHIPEDRHKHGLVLDYTLEENMILQRYFEPAFNNKGIIKKADMRKYSDRLAQAFDVRSGQGAKTIVRSMSGGNQQKAIVAREMDRQHELLIAVQPTRGLDVGAIEYIHKEIVKERDAGKAILLVSLELDEVMNLSDRILVMYEGEIVGEVDPKTTTLQELGLYMSGAKRDDRKEAK